Below is a genomic region from Lemur catta isolate mLemCat1 chromosome 15, mLemCat1.pri, whole genome shotgun sequence.
CGCCTCACCGGGGGTAGCAGTCCAGCCTGGCGCTCTACTTCCAGCTCCTCAGTACTTAAGGATTTGGGGAAGCTGGCCTAGGAGGGGGAGAGGCCCCAGGGGAACATCTAAGAGCAAGAGCAACCCCTCAGAGACTGTCCCTGACACCTACTGCTGCCCCCAGGAAGAAGAGAGCAGCAACAGCGTCCAGATCCAGTCCTTGTACAgagtgcttttttgttttgtttttactttgttgttgtttttttaaagatgaaataaagaccCGGGGGAGAGTGGGTATTGTGTGGAGCGGGGAGGGGTTCCTGGGGCAATAATGTCCCTTCTCCACACTCACTTTCtccatttgcaaatatattttggaaaatagctAGGCACCAGCCTACATCTGGGGGTGGTTCTGTGCCATCCCTTACTGCTCACCTTAAACACTCAACTCCTCTTTTCCTGGAGGGAGTGGCTAGAAACCTCCAGAAAGCTTGAATGAGGAATGTAACATCCGCTTCCCTGGCTTTTGGGTTGGGGGGACTGGGAAGTTGGGGTTCTGATCTGAGAGTCTTTTGACCACAAGATCATTCTTACTTAGAACAAACTATTTAATAAGTCCTAAGGCCACCCACCAGCATGGGGTAATTTCCCCCCTGTGGCTCAGGCAGGTGGGCGGAAAGGGGGAAAGCAGCACAGTCTACCGTGGGACTTATTTTCCTTGCCTTGGCTATGAGAGAGGAGCTCACTGAATTAATTAGCTGTCCAGAAAAAGCCCACCCACCCAGCACAGCCACCCTGGTGGCCCTCTATACTCCCAGACTGgacataaaaacacacacactagTTGGCACAAGTGTTTGTAGTGCCATTTTATTGCCAATAGCAGACACTGCCCAGGACTAAGGGAGAATAAATTAGATCTACTGTGGCACCTGACAGGCATTGCCAAGCTGGGGAGAGGACTGGGCTTTTGTGGGCACTGATCCTGGGAAGGGGGGTATAAAGTGGTTGTGGAAATGTCCATGGAGAGcgtctctctcccacccccaagccACGGAAGCTTCTATTCTTTCCTTGTACCCAAAGGGGCAAAGTGAAGGCCAGGGTCTCTTAGCTGCCAGGAGCTAAGAGGAAAGAGGCAGGGGGAGCTCCTAGCAGGACCAAACAGGAGACCAAGGCTTGGACCTCAGAACAGAGCAGGAACCCAGAGTCACGTGCAGTCACAGGATGATGCAGGGAGGACGGCTGTTGGTGATCTTTTCTAGGGGTTCTCCATTACTGGCTCTTCGGATGGCTTCAATGAGCTAGAGGGCAGAGATGTGGAATGATGGGATGATGTATTGTTCAGGTAGGGTGACCCAGGGGTCCTCCCAACACTGCAAATACTCACATCTTTCTCATAAGGAAAGCCCCCATTCTCCAGCTTGGAGAACACCAGCTGTCCATTGATCTCGATCTCAAAGGCTCCTGGTATGAAACAAAAGGATGAATAAATGGTATGTTGAGAACAGAGGCAGGAGTCGGGGAAGGACCTCCAAAGGCCCTTCCCGCCCCCTTAGACTTCACACAGGCTCCTTCAAGTCCCTGTCAGTCCCCTTAGAAACTTCTTTGTGGTTCCTAAGCCATTCCCCAACTCTAGGTCAACTCGAATGAACCTACAGGAGGCCtcacctgctccctcccctccaacCCTATACTATTGCAGTCTAATCGGTTTTTCCCTACAGGCTTCACCTGTGACCCCCTGCCTATGCAAGGGGGCTCATGTTGGCTGGATATCTTACCAAGTGCCAGACACTGAGGGGCACTTTACATAAAGCAGCCGAAGTCAGACCTAGAAAAGTGGCAGACCTGGGATTTATAACATTGACTCAGCAGGTGTTCTGCGGGCCTCACCTGTGCCCCCCAGGCGCGACTCGATCTCGATGCCAGGATACTGCTCCTTCACCGCACTCGCCAGCTCCAGGTAGGTCGCCTCAAAGCCACAGGGTTCACTAGGGAGAAGAGATCTGGAGTGGGCTGGGGTTTCGGGGGAGGGGCCGTCCGTGGGCCCATCTCGGTCCTGCCGGGGTGGGGTGCGGGGGGTGGTCTTCCAGCCGCAGCCGCTCACCAATACTCCACCACGATGCGGACCCCACTGCCCGGCTCGACCTCCCCGGGAGGGGGCGCTACGGACGCCTGCCCCGGCTCCCCACTCATCGCTGCCGGCTCCGCTCAGGCCTCTGCTTCCGGGTGCGACGTGACGTCACGGGCACGTGACGGGGCGGGGCCGCGCGTTGCATCCGGACGCCCCCTGCAGGCCGCGGTTACTGCTGCGATTGACCCTATTCCTCAGCTCGAGCGCTGGGTCCACTGGCGCTGGGTCCACTGGCGCTGGGCGGACCGTCCAGGCTGTCCCTGGCTAGGGTCCCCAGAGTGCCGGGCTTGCCCCGCAGCTGGTGTCCGCCGGGTTTTGTGGCCTTATTTAATCTAATAAAATATCTTAGACTAAAACGCGCTTTCCAGTttacaaaaggaagagaaaatggtgGGGCAAGCAGTTTGGAGATGGGTATTGTGTTTGGACTGATGTAATAGTTGCCATTTCTTGCTAACATGCTGATGATACTTGAAACCATCCCACAGCTGCACACCTCAATGCTTCTGGCTCCGAAGCTCTAGACTGCCTTTTCCCATCTTTTGCAACTGTCTGCTCCTCAGGCCTCCGTCACTTGCAGTCAGCTACGGCACATCCCCCGTTTCCCCCTAGCCTCTCACGAGAGGGCTCGCATCATTATTGCCATTTTCCGACTCTGGAAATGGAGGCTACCTAAGTCCTTGCTTTTTCCCTGCCCTGGAGTACCACTATAGTGTCCTGACAGGTCGCCCACTTCAGTATCCCTTTAAACCGTTCATTTTCTTCTAACAATTCAGTGATTTGtacagttgtgcaaccatcatcccAATCCAGTTACAGAACGTTTCCATCAACCAGATAAGCTCCCTCTTGCCTGTTTGCAGACAATCTAGCCTCAAATTCCAGCCCTAGGCAAAcgctaatctgctttctgtctctacaaatttgccttttctggatgtttcatataaacagaatcaaacaatatgtgatcttttgcttctggcttctttcactctaTATAATGTTTTTTTGAGGTTCACCAGTGCTGTGTGAAGTaccagtagtttgttcctttttattgctgagtagtattccatggatacgccacattttgtttatctattcaccgGTTGATGGACGGTTGGGTTTacagtttttgtctattttgaacaatgctgctatgaatgttcatGTAGGtttctttgtgtggatatatgttttcatttatcttgggtagattcctaagagtagaattgctgggttatatggtaattttatgtttaactttttaagaaactgccaagctgtttttcaaaatggctatattattttacattcccaccagcaatatgtaaggatttgtttttctatatCCTCACTAATACTTGTCATTTGTCTCTTTGATTATAACCATCCTAGTGATCATGAGATAGTATatcgttgtggttttaatttgcatttctttaatgactaatgatgttgagcattttttcatgcagTTATTAGTCATCATGTATATAACATTATTTgaagaaacatctattcaagtcttttacccatttttaattggattgtttgtctctttattattgatttgtaagactttatatatttttggtataaagTTCCTAATCTCATATGTGATTTACGAGtattttctccctgtctttggctagtttttttttaaatagtgtctTTTGAGGTtcgaaattttaaattttgatgaagtctaacttattaatttttttgtcagTTGTCCTTTTGCTTCTCTACTTTacccaagatcatgaagattcTCTCCCATGgtttcttccagaagttttatagttttagatcttaCATTTTAGGtgtatgatctattttgagttgttttttgtgCATCATGTAGGGTAAAGATCTAAATTCATCTTTTGGCGTGTGGGCTCAATTGTCACAggaccatttttttaaaagattgtccTTTTCCCCATCAAATtctcttggcacctttgtcaaaaatcaattgactagaAATGTAACGGTTTATATTTGGACTCTtgattctattccattgatctataaatctattcttttttatttaaaaaattaagatacaatTTATACACAGTAAAATTCAACTTCTTGAGCGCACCTTTCTGTGAGTCCTGCCAAACACACACAGTTGTGCATCCACCATGACCAAGATACAGAATGGTGCCATTACTTCCCACAAATCCCTGTGTCCCCTACTGTCaactgctctccctcctccccagccacaatctgctttctgtccttaTAGTTCTACCCCCTCCAGAAAGCCATTTAAGTGAAATCCTACAGCACTCAGCCCTCTGAGTCCGACCTCCTTTTCCATCTCATCCTTCAACATGcagagtgatcttttcaaaatgtaaatttgcCCACTTCTCTGTGGCTCTACCTAAGTCCAGACAGAACCTGCAGGGTCTAGCCCCTGCCCATTACTGCCAGTCTGGACAAACAGGATGGATGACTCAAACCCAGTTTGCAGAACAGCCACCTGAGGGCTTGTCAATACCACACATTCCTGGGTCTCAGCCCCAGATACTGAGATTCAGTAGCTGGGGAGGGGCCCAAGGATCTGTTTTTTACACAAGCTTAGGGAGATTTTCAGGCAGGTGATCACAGGCCACTTTCAGAAGCACAGCTGCCTTTCTCCACACCTACCACACCTGCCCAGGCTCACGTGCGtggcctcttctccctcccttatCCTCCACCCCTACTCTCTGCCTCTGCATGCTGTGTTTCCTCCTGCCAGGGCACTTGTTCCCTCATTGTGGAAGGTGACACCCCCCCATTCCCATTCACCAAtcccaaccccctccccacctcagctAGTGTCTCCTTTGCTCAATTGTCACTTCCACAAAGAAGTCTTCCCTAACTCCTTGTGTGAGTCATTCTCCCAGCAGAGTTGTCACCTGTCATTTCTTATTTGtgtgattctttatttttttaattttttttaactttttatttttttcatttatttatttatttatttatttatttttttgagacagagtcttactctgttgcctgggctagagtgccgtggcgtcagcctagctcacagcaacctcaaactcctgggctcaagcgatccttctgcctcagcctcccgtgtagctggaactacaggtgtgcaccaccaggcccggctaatttttctatatatattttagctgtccatataatttctttctatttttagtagagacggggtctcgctcttgctcaggctgttctcgaacttctgagcttaaatgatctgcccgcctcggcctcccagagtggtaggattacaggcctcagccacCCACTGCACTGGCCTTGTGTGATTCTTTGATTAATGTCAGTCTCCCTGGCTGAGCTGCGTGAGGATCAGGGTGCGGTCTGTTTTTGTTGCTCACCCCTGTATCCCCAGCTCCAAGTATGGGGCTGCCATATAGTGGATGCTTAACACATAGTTGAGTGAATGAGTTTTGTCTACTGTGCCTTTGCACAAGCTGCTCCATGGCCCAGATGACCttacccccctcccccacctctgcctggcCCACTCATACCGGTTTTTCAAGGAAAATTCAGTTTGGAGAAAGTTGAGGTTGGAGCCACTCCTCTGCTCCCCCAGGGCAGACCTCTTATCACCCTGTGGATTATTTGTTTTCCCAACTGTCACCCACATCAAGCTGGGAGGTGGCCGCAGCCTTTGATCTCGGCCCCCCCGTCCCCTGTGTCTGCCATGTGCTGAACCAGAGAACTAAAATGATCCCTCTAGGAGTCCCCTGGCGCCCCGTCCAGAGCTTTTGGTAGATCACTGTGGCTCCTCCCATTGTGCGACCTTGCCTAACCCCTTCGATTTTAAAAGGGGAAACCGAGTCTCTGGACTTTGCTCAGAAGGGAGAGGGGGTACAAACACCGGGTGCCTCTGAGGGTGGCCAGACTGTGTCTGGAAGTCAAGGGGCAGGCCATGTTGCTAGACACCACTCTGGCTGGCTTCCCTCTTTCGCAGAGTGCCCTTTGCCCGAGTGGGTGGGACCCAGAGCTGCAGACGGGCCCCCTAGCTTGGCCAATGAACAGATCTGATTTGGGGAGGGGTGTAGCGAAGAGTGGGCGTGGCCGTTTCCCCTTAccttccagcccccagccccttcctcccaggATATCGGGACTCTTAATCTTTGCTCTCGCTGCCGtccctctgtcttcccttcctctccccaggcaCCTGTACCCTCCCCTGACACCTGCTGCCAGGCTAAGAAGGGCAAAAACAATCCCAGTTGGCGTAGTGTCAGGAGTCTCCGCTCCCTCGTCCCGTGCTTCCTCCTCCCTGGCAcctcccccaggccccgcccccatcTGCCCAGGATAATTTTAGTTTCCTTGGGTCTGGAATCTGGACACACAgggctccccccagcccccgaCTTCTCCGTCCAAAGTCGGGACGCCCTCCTACCACACGTAGAGAAGCGGGCGTGGATTTGAAATAAAATCCAGGTATCTGGGGTCCCTAGACAGAGCCAGACTTTGGACCCGGTGTACTGCTACTCCTGCTGGGGCTCCTCCAGGTAAGGGGACCGAGGTCGGTCTCAGACGGCTACCTGCTCCTAGCCCCAGCCGCAGGGCCCCAGGCTATGCCCGTCTCTGGGTCGAACTGGCTGGCtgcccaggtgggaggactggCGGCCACCtggctctccccctccccttccctcctcggTGATGTCAGGCCAGGGGCGGGGGCAAGAGGGGGACAGGTAGTTAAGGGCCTGGCGTCTCCCTCCTTAAACCGGCGGCCCCAGCCAGGTGTACTGACGCCCAGGGTCCAGGTAAGGACCAAAGCGGGCACTTCGTCTTGAGGGTGGCGTGCACAGGTGGGTCTGGGGTCACCATAGAAAGATCCGGTCTCCCGCTCTGCTACTCTGGCGGcctctcactttctcttttccgCCGATCTCCTGTCCCCCCCCCCTCCTCACCGGCCGCCCTGTCCTCCCCATTCTCGTTCCCTGCCCTCCTCGgagcctccttccctccctggacGCCCGCCCGAAGCCAGTGGATGAGCCTGCGGAGATCCGATTCTCTCCCCGGGAGACTCGGCTTTCCCGCTGAAACTGGCCCCTCCCCGCACACCCAGAAAGCTACGACGGGTGTCCGAATGCTCAGTCCGGTTTTACCCCAGTTTGGGTTTCCCCGAGTCTCTACTAAGAACAGGCGTCTCCGCGGGAGGGGGGCACCGTCCAATTTGGAgggcaggaaaggaaaggaattctTTAAATTGCTGAAGCTCCATCTCTCCAGATTGGATTCACTGCTCAGGAACACAGCGTCCTGTCCACCCAGATGGGaaggtggggacagggtgggccAAGGGGTCCCTCCTGGCTTCTGTATGAAGTGGGCGGGAAGGCAAGACCGGTGGATGGGGGGGTCTGCagtgcagaggggagggaggagaatggTGTTGTCTGTTTCGTGAGGCTGTGAAAAGACCCAGGTTCCGGGGCTGGGTCTCCCTGTCAGGTTCGGGACAGAATGCACCTGTCTACTAGGTGGGAGTCCTCCCAGCCCCGCTGTCCCCCAGGAATGCCCTCTCTTGGTCGCCTGTCCTGGACTCTGCTCCCCCCTCTCCTCCTGATATCCTGCTGTGTgcgc
It encodes:
- the MIEN1 gene encoding migration and invasion enhancer 1 isoform X2 — encoded protein: MSGEPGQASVAPPPGEVEPGSGVRIVVEYCEPCGFEATYLELASAVKEQYPGIEIESRLGGTGAFEIEINGQLVFSKLENGGFPYEKDLIEAIRRASNGEPLEKITNSRPPCIIL
- the MIEN1 gene encoding migration and invasion enhancer 1 isoform X1, which codes for MSGEPGQASVAPPPGEVEPGSGVRIVVEYCEPCGFEATYLELASAVKEQYPGIEIESRLGGTGAFEIEINGQLVFSKLENGGFPYEKDVSICSVGRTPGSPYLNNTSSHHSTSLPSSSLKPSEEPVMENP